The region ATGCTTTGATTGATCGACTTTATTTGTGTATAGCTGCATGGAATGCAGGTAACACTGGAGCAAGAAATGAAGGTGTTGCAGTTTGTGATGAATTGTTAAGACAAGGTGTAATAGATAATGAACAGTATAAAGCaatgcaaaatcttttttaattatatttcattaccattcttataaaaaaaatatatagtaataaaaatgctaattgttaataataatagatataaaaaaatatatgttgttGGAGGAAGTGGTATATtcgaaatcataaaaaatttatttaaacgtgCAGCATCATCAAGTGTATCAAGAGCATCAACAGATATGTTGAAGAAGATAGCTGCTACAGATTTAGGAAAATCTGCAATAACTGCTGCTAAATCAGCAggaaaagaactttcaaaatcagCATTAGAAGCTGCTACAAATGCTGCAGTTGAAAAAGGGAAACAATTAATTGAAATAGCATCTTCAAAAATAGGATCACAACCTGTTATTAgtgaaaaaagtaaagaaatactTTCAAATTTGATAGCATCAGGGTCTAAGGATGAAgatgaagtaaaaaaagtaCCATGCAAAGGTCGATCATGCAaagtatcaaataaaaatgctgtaaGAATAGAAGACTTGGTTAAAATGGGACGTGGACTTCGACTTGCATAAATTTAGctttagtaaatttataaaattttttttttttttaagaattgtcaatataaaaaaatttttttttattacgttgtatataaaaatgacgACTTCTgaagtatttaattttacagAAATTCCAGTAATAgataatggaattgaaagatgTGAAGATAGTGAATATGAACCAATTGTTGGAACAAATCTAAATTTTGGAGATATAAGAATTGTCGTTCCagaacaaaatttgttttcactTCCTTCTAAAGCATATCTCTTATTTGAAGGGCAACTTGTTAAATCTGCTGATGGATCAGCTTATGCTGATGCAGATGCAGTAGCTCTTACAAATAATGGTATTATgcaattattttctaaaataacgTACCAATTAGGGAACCAGGATATAGAATCTATTTATTATCCAGGTCAAGCAACTGCAATGCTAGGATTGCTTAATTATTCAAATGACTTTCAATTAGCGCAAGGATTAAATCAATTGTGGTATAAAGATACATCATCAACAGCAGCTACTGATAATACAGGGTTTACAACCAGACAACAATACATAATTAAAAGTCCAACTACAAATGGTACATTTTCATTTTGCGTACCTTTAAGTCATATTTTTGGATTCTGTGATGACTATGACAAAGTTATTTATGGACTAAAACATACAATAACTCTTACAAGACAAAGTGATAGTTCTTCAATTTTTAGGCTTTCAACTGCAGCTGCAGGAAAAGTTAATCTTACTAAAATATCATTGTTTATTCCAAGTGTAAGACCATCATTGGAAGAagagaaaaaaatgataatgaaattaaaagaaaagtggAAGCTCCATTATGTTTTAGAAAGAGACAGTGTGATACTACAACTGTTCCACAAGCTAATTCATTTGGTTGGCAATTAAGTTGTGCTGAAATTCCAAGATATGTTATTGTCGGATCTTAAACAAATAGAAATAATGGAGACCAAACTATCAATTCAGCATTATTCGATCATTGtgacttgaaaaatatttacattgtttataataatagcACTATCCAATATCCTGCCCTTGATTATTATTGCTCATTTCCAAATCAGCAATTTTCAAGAATTTATAGAGATGCATCAATgtttaaagaaagattttatGGAATGAATGAAATGATTGCAAACAGCAATATAACTCCTTTTGACTGTAAAGATTTATACcccatatttgtttttaatgttagcaaacaatcagaaaaattaaaatcagctaCAGTACAACTacaatttaaagcattttttaattcaactgtACCAGCAAATACTCAAGCATATGCTATTGTAATATCTGATAAGATGATGAATGTTGTATCAGATggtaataaatttgatattaaatattaaatattttaaaaaaatgatataaataattttttttctttatataataaaaatgtattatacaAGGAAAgctttgcaaaatttatttaaagaaaataacatttcacaaacatctaaaaattatGTCACATTATTAATGCTTGTTATAGATAATGGATTGATTGATAAAGATCAATCAATCCATTATCTATAACAAGATCAtgtcaaaataaattatctataaaaagaTCATGTCAAAAGCAACAGAATTAACTGATGAGAAAAGACCCGTTGGAAGACCTAAAAAGCATAATGTAGATCCTTTggatttaattgaaaaaagacCAGTTGGAAGACCTagattaaataaagtaaaagaagTGAAAGAAATTGatccaaaatataaaagattaaaaacaattaagaaaaaaccAGTCActattaaattaacaaacatgGAAACAGGTGAAGAAACAGTATATAAATCATTATATAGCGCAATGCGTGAAACTGGTCATGGATATAGATATCTTGAAATGCGTGATGGTAAGATTGATAATGGTTATAAGATTGAAATATcaaattctgaaaaattaagaaaataaaacaaaaaaagttaaaaaaacaaaatcttgctatataaaaaataatggcaTTTATAACAATTGATACATTTGAtattaacaatttatatgtaaaagacCTATTAAAAGCTGATAAGCCAGTTCCATATCAAAAATTACAACTCGCATATAAATATCCAACAGGTTCTGGTCCTGTTCTCATTAAAACATTACCTTCTTTTTCATATGGTGTATGTGAaaatagagattttaaaaatgataagcTTAATGGATATTCAATGTCATTTGAATGTGATAAAGAAAAATCTAGTGAACAAGGAAAGTTTATTGCAATGATTGaatctattgaaaaattttgtaaagatcAAATTGAAGTatataaaaagaagataaaaaaatctaaagttaatcttgctaatttaaaaattttaagatataaTGAAGATAAACCTCCAATAATATATGGAAAGTTATATACAAGTAATAAAGAGTTAGAAATAACTACAGTTTTCCGTCgtagaaaaactaaaagtgaATCAGACCCAAGCAGAGCAAATTAGAAAAGTACTGTAAAATCAGTTAGAGCTTCACCTTATGATTATATCAATGAAAGATGCGAAGCTATTGGATGCTTAAAGATTGAAGGTATTTTTATTGGTTCAATGATTGGAGTCAATACAAGTTAAACTTCAAGAAGTACTTATTGTTAAAAAGATTTCTAATTTTACAAGTGTAATGAACGATTTAGATTTAGATAGTGAATCAGATGATGAGATATAGGTATTTTAGACCCTTGGAAATTCTTCGAATTTCTAGatccataaaaaaatttaatataaagatttaaaaaatatagttcatATGAGGCTTTACAAACTAATATTTCATATGAAAAGTTtcatatgtaatataaacaagaaaaaatattttaaaaaattgatataaagaaaatgaaaattaaaaaaaattatcttgctatataaaatggaaaataaatcgGTGacagaattaaaacaaatcgctAAAGAGcgaaaaattaaacattattataaattacgAAAAAGTGAATTATTAGATGCATTATCTCAAATATCAGTTCCAGTAAGGCCAGTTTCAGCTCCACGTCCTGTAAGACCAGTTCACGTTAGACCAGTTCCTACTCCACGTCATATCACTTCagatctaataaaatttaatcattcTAATATATTAGCTCCATCTCCTGTACAAAGCCATGTAAATCATATATTAAACGAACAAGTTCCACCAACTTCATCACCTATTTTACAACCTGGATTATTTTCAAAGTTGTCTACAGCTGTAAAAAATGTATCATCGTATGTCGTCAACAAAATTATAGATTTTGAAGAATGGATTAAGCCTTATATACCAGATCCGATTAAGAAAAAAGTAGAAGAGACAGGATTTgagattaaaagaaaaatagattCAATAAAATCTCTAGTTTACTCTACAATATACAAAAGCTCAAGCAAAGTAGAATTTAAATTGACACAATCAGCTGTTAAGAATGTGACAAAACAATATTCAGCTGAAGGTATAAAAGGATATGATCTTGAATCTTTTATGAATGTTGCTAAAAATAGTGCAATTAAAGTACTAAGTGAAAATAGAGGATCAAAAGTGAATATAGTTGTCACTTGTAAATTGGTAAAAACTAGTATTTTAACTGGAGATGATATAATTGTAACTCCTAAATTTGCATCGAATAGTACAGTTATATTAGAAGCTACAAATTTAGatgaactttataaaatatcaaaggctaaaattttagaaactttatCATTGTTTCAACAGGAAGGATCAAACTGGGTatttaattctattaaaaaaatagatataaatattatagagTATAATCCACTTAAAGCAAATTCTTATATTCcacttgataaaaaattatcagctaaaaaagcaatcaTTAATATGAAAAATGATGATAATCAGTGCTTTAAGTGGTGTATTGCAAGAGCATTAAATCCAACAGATAATCATCCTGAAAGAATAGATAAAGATCTTATAACTcaatctgaaaaaataaattgggaTAAAATAGAATTTCcagtttcattaaaacaaattgaTCTATTTGAGAAAATCAATCCAGATGTAAGTGTCAATGTATTTGGGTATGAAAACTTTCATGTTCATCCTTTGCGATTATCACATAATAGTGGTCGAAAACATTTAATAGATTTATTGTTAATATCTGATGATGAAAATAACCATTACTGCTTGATAAATAATctaagtagattactttcaACGCAAACATCAAAAAGAAATGGTGCAACTCACTATTGTAGAACTTGCTTATTAGGATATAGTTCAGAAGAATATTTATCTAAGCATAAATTGTATTGTGATTCACATGATTCAGTTCGTATTGAACTTCCAAAACCAGGAACAACAATGTATTTTAAACAGCATTATAAATCAATGAGAGTATCCTTTGTAATATATGcagactttgaaagttttattaaacctaTCAATACTTGTGAGCCTAATCCAAATGAATCCTATACGAAGCAGTATCAAAAACATATACCAAGTTCATTCTGTTACTATAGTAAAtgttataatcaaaatatatacaaagatAAATTAGTAACATATACTGCAAATAGTGAAGATGAAGATATTGCTCAAATATTTATTGACTATCTACaagaagatattataaatatttgtaaagaagTAGATTTTAATAAGCCTATGATATTTACAAGTAAAAACAAGAAAGCATTTAAAGCAGCAATAAATTGTCATATTTGTGAAGAATATTTAGGAGAAGATAGAGTGAGAGATCATTGTCATTTAACTAGAAAATACAGAGGTGCTGctcataaaatttgtaatttgacATATAAGATTCCAGAGTTCTTTCCAGTACTATTTCATAACTTATCTGGTTATGATAGTCACTTATTCATAAAGAAGTTATCAGGACGTAAATTAAGTTGTATACCTAACAACgaagaaaaatatatcagcttttCTAGAGAGATTAAAGTTGGAGAGTATATTGAAGAGGATAAGACTGTTGATATTAAACGAGAGATTCGTTTCTTAGACAGTTATAGATTTATGCCATCTAGTTTAGATGCTCTATCAAAAAATCTAACACAAGACCAATGTCAAAATATCGGAAAATGGTATACAGGTACACAATTAGatttgttaatgaaaaaagGTAAATACCCTTATGATTGGGTTGAttctattgataaatttaatgaagCACAACTACCtccaaaagaatcatttttttctaaattgaaTGATGAAGGAATTAATGATGATGCTTACGCACATGCTCAAACTGTATGGAAGGAATTTAAATGTAGATCATTTAAAGACTATCatgatttatataatgtttCAGATGTACTTTTACTAGCTGatgtgtttgaaaattttagagatgtttgcataaaaaattataggtTAGATCCAGCTTGGTATTATACAtcaccaggattagcttgggaGGCTGCATtgagaaaaacaaaagtaaagttAGAACTGTTGagtgattatgatatgatcCTCATGATAAAGAATGGAATAAGAGGTGGAATCAGTACGATATCAAATAGATTAggaaaatctaataataaatatatggatAATTATGATGAAACTAAACCATCACAATTTATCCAATATCTAGATGCTAATAATCTATATGGGCTATGAGTAAACCACTTCCTACACATGGATTTGGTTGGATGGATGATGATGAATTGAAAAACTGGAGATCAGTTCCATGTATACTTGAAGTTGATTTAGATTATCCAGATCATCTTCATGATGAACATAATGACTATCCACTTGCTCCTGAAAGAGTCAAAGTggataaagttgaaaaattaattcCAAACttgaataataagaaaaattatgtGGTACATTATACCAATCTTAAATTGTATGAAAGATTAggatttaatataacaaaaatacatagAGGAATAAGCTTTGAAGAAAGTGCATGGTTAAGTGATTACATTGAACTGAATACTAATCTTAGAACTAAAGCAACAAatgaatttgaaaaagatttctttaaactCATGAACAATTCAGTCTTTGGAAAAacaatggaaaatattgaaaaaagagtTGATGTAAGGTTAGTCACAAACAGAGATGAAGCTGTTAAATTAGCATCAAGACCAAATTACTAAAGTAGGacaatatttgatgaaaatttaatagccATTCATATGAAGAGAACCAAACTAAAGTATAACAAGCCAATTTACTTAGGAATGTGTATATTAGATTTGAGCAAAACCCTAATGTATGAATTTCATTAcgattttataaagaaaaaatattctgataAAGCTAAACTCTTATTCacagatacagattcattagcatatgaaataaaaacagagGACTTTtatgaagatattaaaaacgatattgaaagtaaatttgatactaGTGAATTTGATCCAAATCATCAAGCAATTAATAATGGATTTAAAGTTAGATTAAATAAGAAAGTACTTGGAATGTTCAAAGATGAAGCAGGAGGAAAACAAATTGAAGAATTTGTAGGATTAAGATCCAAGTTGTATTCATATAAGATGAAtggaaaagaaaacaaaagatgTAGGGGAGTAAAAAAGAATGTGGTTAAGAACTATATAACACACAACGATTTTAAAGATTGTTTACTTAATAGAAAAGAACACACTAGGAAAATGAATATTATAAGATCACATGCACATGAAGTTTTTACAGAAGAGATTAATAAAGTAGCATTAAGTtcagaagatgataaaagagtcATATTAGAAGATGGAATTCACACATTAGCATATGGGCATTATAATCTCATTAATAATCCAAAAATCCATAACAGttaggtaaataaaaaattattttaaaaaattattttaaaatattattttaaaaaattattttaaaatattattttaaaaaattattttaaaaaattattttcaaaaattattttaaaatattattttaaaaaattattttaaaatattattttaaaaaattattttaaaaaattattttaaaaaattattttaaaaaattattttaaaaaattattttaaaaaattattttaaaaaattattttaaaaaattattttaaaaaattattttaaaaaattattttcaaaaattattttaaaaaattattttaaaatattattttaaaaaattatttaaaaaaattattttcaaaaattattttaaaatattattttaaaaaattattttaaaatattattttaaaaaattattttaaaaaattattttaaaaaattattttaaaaaattattttaaaatattattttaaaaaattattttaaaatattattttaaaaaattattttaaaaaattatttttaaaaattattttaaaatattattttaaaaaattattttaaaatattattttaaaatattattttaaaaaattattttaaaaaattattttaaaatattattttaaaaaattattttaaaatattattttaaaaaattattttaaaatattattttaaaaaattattttaaaatattattttaaaaaattattttaaaaaattattttaaaaaattattttatataaagtaaaaaaattaaaaaaaaaattattttttaaaaatgatttaagtaattttttttctttatataataaaaatgagaaTGATAAATGTTAtagaatttgaaaaattagtaaaatggtGGTATTTATCTTAAAATCCAAATCCAATTGCTATCATGTTGATAAAAGCTAATTTAGATAAAGTAAATTGGAGAATGTTATCTTTAAATCCAAATGCAATtgagttattgaaaaataatttagataaagTAGATTGGGATTGGTTATCTAGAAATCCAAATgcaattgaaatattaaaaaacaatttacataatttagaTAAATCAAGTTGGTTTTATTTATCTAGAAATCCAAATGCAATTGATATATTAAAAGATCATTTAGATAAAGTAAATTGGTATATGTTATCTGGAAATCTAAATgcaattgaaatattaaaaaataatttagataaagTTGATTGGTTCCATTTATCTTTAAATCCAAATGCTATAGAGATATTAAAAGCTAATTTAGATAAAGTCAGTTGGAATTATTTATCTAGAAATCCAAATGCTATAGAGATATTAAAAGCTAATTTAGATAAAGTAGATTGGgattatttatatgaaaatccTAATGCAATTGAACTATTAAAGAGTAATTTAGATAGAGTCAATTGGGAAGGATTATCTAGAAATCCAAATCCAATTGCAATTGAATTATTAAAAGATCATTTAGATGAAGTAGATTGGGATTATTTATCCAAAAATCTAAATGCAATTgatatattaaaagataatttagatAAAGTCAATTGGAGTCATTTATCTCAAAATCCTAATGCAATTGAATTATTAAAAGATCATTTAGATGAAGTAGATTGGAAAAAATTATCTAGAAATCCAAATCTTTTCACTTATGATTATGAAAAGATAAAAGAATCTATACATTTACCTGAATTGAAAGAATTTTTCATTTCACCTAATTATTTAGATTTACTTATTAGTTTATATGGAAGAgaatattcattaaatatattcctGAAAGAACCAGAAAATGAGATTGAAAgtaaagttagaaaaatttggattaaataattttagttctacataaagaaataaaattaaaaaaattgaaataaaataaattttttttctttttatataaaatggaGAACAAGAAATACAATGAatattatgataataaatactataatgtaCATGGTGATATATCTGAAtatgaagaaataaataatgattCGTGTCtctattataactataatagaGCAACTCAAATTTtagaattacaaataaattatgttaaaatggAATTTGAACaaagttattgtttaaaaaatgttgatatatTAGACTTTTCTTACAAAATATTAGAACAAATTAAGAAccatataaatttacatttacctGAATTGAAAGAATTTTTCATTTCACCTAATTATTTAGATTTACTTATTAGTTTATATGGAAGAgaatattcattaaatatattcctGAAAGAACCAGAAAATGAAATTGAAAgtaaagttagaaaaatttggattaaataatattttttctata is a window of Hydra vulgaris chromosome 15, alternate assembly HydraT2T_AEP DNA encoding:
- the LOC136092104 gene encoding uncharacterized protein LOC136092104, with amino-acid sequence MTTSEVFNFTEIPVIDNGIERCEDSEYEPIVGTNLNFGDIRIVVPEQNLFSLPSKAYLLFEGQLVKSADGSAYADADAVALTNNGIMQLFSKITYQLGNQDIESIYYPGQATAMLGLLNYSNDFQLAQGLNQLWYKDTSSTAATDNTGFTTRQQYIIKSPTTNGTFSFCVPLSHIFGFCDDYDKVIYGLKHTITLTRQSDSSSIFRLSTAAAGKVNLTKISLFIPSVRPSLEEEKKMIMKLKEKWKLHYVLERDSVILQLFHKLIHLVGN